The DNA sequence GTAAGTCTTTTCCCGGGAGCCCAGAGAAACACTCGCGCCTGGCGGGGGGGTTTGGCACTGGCCACGTCTGACCGAATGAGTCCGGAACGCTTTCGCCTCTAGTGGACCTGCCGGGAGGGTCAACTTCCAAAGGGCGCACGACTTCCCTGCGGGGCTACTGACTTGGCTAGCTCCAGGCGGACCGGAAGTCCGTCACCCCCGACTCCCCTCCCCTTGCCGGAAGTGACACACAGTGGGGTTGCCGGAAGAAGTGGCGAAGTTACTTTTGAGAAGACCGGAGCGGCGGTGGCCTACAGGGGACACAGAcgaggagaaagagaagcagagtAAGGGGACAGGCGCAGGTGCATCCCAGTGTGGGGAGATGCGGGAGGCGCCCCAAGCCCGGGGCTTCCCGGAGTTCCCCGCACTTCTCTGCTCagcccttctctccttctccccctcctttccgtAGCTCGCGTCGCCCCCGGCTGTTTCCAGGGCAACCGGAGCAGGAGACCCCGCGAGAGACCGCCCACGAGACCCTCGCGCGCAGCCatgagccccgccccccactggtgTTTGGAGAGGGGCGGGACCTGGAGAGAGGTGTGGGAGCGGAGCCTGAtgggcgggtgggggcggggcttaATGGGCGGGGAGGGGTCGGGATCTGGGGGGGGAAGGGTACCGATGGAGCGGGGCAAAGTGATCCGCAGGCACATTTTGGGAGGAGTGAGGGTGGAACCTGGAAGGTGGACAGGATGGGGGCGGAGCAGAATaggaggaggtggggatgggCTGAGAGAGGGGTTTCCTTCCCCAGCCGAGGTGGGATGGAGTAAGAGGAGGTGGGATGAAACTTAGTGGGAAGAAGGGACAGTACCTGGACagagcgggtgggcggggccggagtgggcggggcctacGGGGGGCGGGGTCTAGATGAGGACGTGGCTTGAGGCCAAGCCGGAGGCTgtgctgcagcaggaggggcgggcCCTGTTAGAGTTGGGGGACTGGGGTTGGGTTCTCTATGCCGTGAGGGGGGGATCTGGGAACGCTGGAAGAAAGGTGTTCCCCTCAAGACCTGCGGCTGAATTCCCCTGGCCCACAAGGCTCCCCGTCCCCCTGTATTTTGCAGGCTGCTCCGTGACCCCACCATGTCCACCCCTACCTCGAGTTCCCAGAATACCCCCTTGCCTGGTGAGTgagccccttcccagcccagcccagcccactgcTCCATCACACACGTGTCAGGAGAAACTCACTATACCCCCCTCTCTCAGGAAATGTGCCCCCTCAGCCCAGCGCCCCCTCTTCTAAACCCGTTGTGAAGGAGGAGCGTCCTGAGCCGTGGCCTGGGGGCCCGGACCCTGATGTCCCGGGCAGTGATGGGGTCGGCTCAGCCTGCAGCGTGGGTGAGACGGGGCCCAGAGACGGGCTGGGAGTTGGTATGGGAGGCAGGCGGAGGGatccagaaagagagaaagatcggACATGAGGACACGAGGCTCCGattgttgacatttttttcttctgctcctCCTCGACACCTCTCATTTCGATTCATTCTTGGGGTTCGCTGACATACACTTCTTTCCCCCTGAATCGCCATCTCCCTGGGTCACCTTCGATACTCCGGCTCTTTGCCTCTGTCTGCTCTCTCACGGGCCTCTCTGGCCGGCTTGTTTTTGTGACTCTCTCGTGGCTTCTGTCCGCCCTCCCCAGTCATCCCAGACCCGGCAGAGGAGCCAGAGCGCAAGCGTAAGAAGGGCCCGGCTCCAAAGATGCTGGGCCACGAGCTGTGCCGTGTGTGCGGGGACAAGGCCTCCGGCTTCCACTACAACGTGCTCAGTTGTGAAGGCTGCAAGGGCTTCTTCCGGCGCAGCGTGGTCCGAGGCGGGGCCGGGCGCTATGCCTGCCGGGGCGGTGGAACCTGCCAGATGGACGCCTTCATGCGACGCAAGTGCCAGCAATGCCGGCTGCGCAAGTGCAAGGAGGCCGGGATGAGGGAGCAGTGTGAGTGCCCGCGAGggagcagccagcctggccactgcccaggcctggggcctccGCTGAGGCCCGCATCTCCCCACAGGCGTCCTCTCCGAGGAGCAGATCCGGAAGAAGAAGATtcggaagcagcagcagcagcagtcccCGGCGACGCCAGGAGTCAGCAGCGGCTCAGCCTcggggcctggggcctcccctggAGGGTCGGACGGGGGTGGCCAGGGCTCCGGGGAAGGCGAGGGTGTCCAGTTAACAGCTGCTCAGGAACTAATGATCCAGCAGTTGGTGGCGGCCCAGCTGCAGTGCAACAAGCGCTCCTTCTCCGACCAGCCCAAAGTCACGGTACTGGCCCTGGCGCAGCCttggggggccgggggcctggcaTGGGAAGGGAATGAGGCTccagagggcagaggctgggagaggaggagctCCGGGGTGCAGGCTTTGCCTCAGGTTGCCCCCCTGGCCTTGGGTTCTTGGGAAGGGTCCAGAGAataacccccaccccatcccccactcccatgtcccagccctggcctctgggcgCAGACCCCCAGTCCCGCGATGCCCGCCAGCAGCGTTTTGCCCACTTCACGGAGCTGGCCATCATCTCAGTCCAGGAGATCGTGGACTTTGCCAAGCAGGTGCCCGGCTTCCTGCAGCTGGGCCGTGAGGACCAGATCGCCCTCCTAAAGGCGTCTACCATTGAGGTAACAGCCGGCCCTCCgatcctcagcccagcccctccctcctgcctgcaaGATAAGCCCTGGGACAAGCaagatcccccccccccgccagtcctTGCCTTTGTGGGGATGTATCTGATGGAGGAATGTTAGAATACTAAGCAAGATCATCAGAGGTTCTCACGGgccagggggagaaagaaaatgggCTGAGGCCGGAGGGACACACTTTAGAGAATGTGCCAGAAAGGCTGTTCGGAGGAGTTGGCATTTGAACCAAAACAATGGTAACAAATAAGGATTGAGTGCCAGGCCCCATTCCGAGTGCTGGGCACATGTGAGTGAACAAAACACACATCTCTCCCCTGTGCCTCCTGACCACCGGGGGGGGGAGTGTCCTGAGCGAAAGGTGCTGTGCGAGCTGGAacggggagggagagagctggGAGGGTCCGGCGTGCTGACTGCAGGCTGCTGCGGCTGAGAAcgggggattgggggggggggcagagggaccaGGGATGATCCTGGTGAGGTCAGGCCCCCtttcaggccaggagaggagggactGGTGGCCAAAGAGGTCACAGGGCCTCCTcatgcccctgcctgccccctccctgctgcccgcaGATCATGCTGCTGGAGACAGCCAGACGCTACAACCACGAGACGGAGTGCATCACCTTCCTGAAGGACTTCACCTACAGCAAGGACGACTTCCACCGCGCAGGTACGGCTGAGGGCAGGCGGGGACGGCGCAGGGTGGGGAGACCTGTCTGGGAGACCTCGGCTGCCTCACCCCTGtctgagcctccgttttcccATCTCCAAAGTGGGGTGAGCCTGTGGCTCAATGGactgggcatcatcccatgcaccgaaaggttgccggttcgattcccaatcagggcacgtgcccaggttgcagccttgatccccggtagtaggaggcgtgcagaaacatcacattgatgtttctttctttctccctcttcctttctttctcagtaaaaaaaagtcttttaaaaaaaagtggggtGAGGGTTGAGTCCCCCCCGCAGTCCGGTAAGAGCACGTTTATTGGTTGTTGACCGCCCGCTAGGACGCGGTGCAGGATGAGGCAGAGTCTCTGCTATCACGGAAGGCATCTTGGTGGGACTCGAAAGACGGTCTGTCCACCCACAGCCCGGTCCCACCCGAGGGCGGCTGGATCGCAGTCCATTGTGAAGTGTGCAGCCTACGCAGCTATTTAGGGCAACCCCGGTCCCCGCCCTCTCAGAGCGCTTAACCAGGGTGTGGGCTGGTGGAGGAGGTGCAGGGGAGCTGAGGGCTGAGCGGCATCGCCTCGGCAAAGGGGGGTGGGAGTAGCACTGCCCAGGGGAACCCCCTGTGCGGAGGCCTCTCTCTCGGCCTCTGGTCTTTCTCAGGAAGTCCTGCTCTCTACCGGGGGCACCTGTCTGCACTCCCAGATGTCTGCTTCtcaccccctcttcccttcctccaacTCCTGGCCCTCCCATCTCTCAGGACAGTCAGTCACCCTCTAAGTAGGAGGTTGTCAGCAGGGCACGCGGGGGAGTGTTTTGGGCAGGGTgtcagcatgtgcaaaggccctggggtggagaAGAGCTGGGCAGTTGTAAGGAACTACAAGGAAGTCTTGGCAGCTGCAGCACAGAGATAAGGCTGGAGAAAAGGTTGGGGTCCCACTGCTCCCCCCATCCTCTGCCACTGCCACAGTCCAGGCCTCAGTTGTctctctagcccagtggtcggcaaaccgcggctcgcgagccacatgtggctctttggccccttgagtgtggctcttccacaaaataccacgtgcgggcgcgcacgtacagtgcgattgaaactccgtggcccgtgcgcagaagtcggttttcggcctgggcgagtctattttgaagaagtggcgttagaacactcaaggggccgaagagccgcatgtggctcgcgagccgcggtttgccgaccactgccctagcccatgGCAGGGGTCCCTCACTGgtcacccacctccacccctgcccagtgtGTCTGTTCACATAGTCAGAAGGATCCTATTAACCCCCTATCGGCCCATGTCCCGCTGCTCAGAACCCTCCGTGGCTCCCGTCCCCCTGGGAGGAAAGTACCACGGGCCTGCGGGGTCTGGCTccgtccctctccctcctcatccCCTGCCCCCGCTCCTCACTCACTCTCCTCCTGCCACACCGGTCTCCTCTTTCTTATTTGAATCATCAAACGCAATCCCGCTCAGAGCGTTTATACTTGCTGCTCCCTTTGCCCAGAACGAGGGCACCAGCTCATCCTGGCGTGCCCGGTTCCTTCCCagtttttgttttcctgattgtgtgtgtgtgtgtgtgagtgtgagtatgtgtgtgtgtgtgtgtgtgtgtgtgtgtgtgagtgtgtgtgtgttttccccattattgatttttttacagattttttttttttcctaatcctcacccgaggacatgtttttattgatttgagagagagaggggaagggagagagacacatcaattggttgcctcccgtacacgccCTGaccggggaccaaacccacaacctaggtatgtgcccgggTTGACGCtacaaccaacagagccaccccCGCAGGGCCTTCCCAGTTTTCACACCGAATGTCTCGTGGCCCAAAAGCTCAGACAGAACAGGTGGTGGCACCCCGCCTGGAACCCTCGCTTCCTCGTCACTCGCTCCCTCTCCTCCCGGTCCTCGCTCTAAGGTCACCTCCACTGAGGCCCTCCGAAAGTGTCCCCCTCGGGTGACCACCTTGTCTGAGACGCTGACATGGTTCTCAGCGGCCCCCTGACCCTTCCCTGCTCTCTAGACCTCACCGCTACCTCACAGGCTGGAGAGGCGACGTATCTGTCTGTTATCTGTCCCCTCAACCCCCGTGTGAGTTCCGCAGAGCACGGACTTTGTCTTGTAAATGGCTCTCTCCGCTGGCACGTAGTAGGTACCCAGGGAAGTTTgacgaatgaatgaataaaagagtcACTCTTGGGAATGAGTTCCACTGAGAGCAGTGGAAGCCACTACAGGGGGTGACACAATGTGACCTGGGCTTACAACGCtttccttgccctggccggtttggctcagtggatagcgcctcggcctgcagactgaagggtcccaggttcgattctggtcaagggcgcatgcctgggttgcgggcttgatccccagtagggggcgtgcaggaggcagccgttcgatgattctctctcattgatgtttctatctctctcccctctcccttcctctctaaaattaattttaaaatatatacaaaaacaaaaactctttccttttcctgaggAGAAGTCCGGAGAAGCCCAGAAGTGAAGGTGGTGATAGCGTAGCCATTACTGCATAAATGGCAGCTCTCAGAACTCATTCCCCCCCTCGGGCCAGGTTTATGGCACAGCTCCTCCGTGCCACGCACTCTCCAGGCAGTGGGGACACGGGTGAGCGGAGGAGGCAGGAACACTGGAGTGGCTGCTGACTTCCTCATCCCGCTGGGCAGCGTCAGGCCGGGTGTGGGGGCCGGTTTCGGGCGGCGTGTTTATCGGGGGGCCTCCGCCTCCCGCCCCACAGGCCTGCAGGTGGAGTTCATCAACCCCATCTTCGAGTTCTCCCGGGCCATGCGGCGGCTGGGCCTGGACGACGCCGAGTACGCCCTCCTCATTGCCATCAACATCTTCTCCGCCGACCGGCCCAACGTGCAGGAGCCCGGCCGCGTGGAGGCGCTGCAGCAGCCCTACGTGGAGGCGCTGCTCTCCTACACGCGCATCAAGAGGCCGCAGGTACCAGCCCGCCCTCCCGCAGAGGAGACCCAGTCCCgggggctgggaggcacccgcgtgGGGTCCCACCTCCTGCTCTGAGCCTGGCTTGTCTGCCTCCCTGGCAGCACCCTGAGCTCTGGCCCGTATCCTCTCAGCAGAGCCTGTGCTCAGGCCCTGTCCCCGCACCAAGGAGCTCGCCTGGTCCAAGCACAGGGGTGGGGTCCCCACGCTCTCGTTGGCCTCTGCCCACACTGGCTCTCCTGGctcagcctggggagggggtcgCTCCTGGTGGGCTGACCCGAGCCTCACAGCgcagggcctggccagcacccaCCGTCCTCCTGCCGCCCGCAGGACCAGCTGCGCTTCCCCCGCATGCTGATGAAGCTGGTGAGCCTGCGCACCCTCAGCTCCGTGCACTCGGAGCAGGTCTTCGCCCTGCGGCTCCAGGACAAGAAGCTGCCGCCTCTGCTGTCTGAGATCTGGGACGTCCACGAGTGAGGGTCCAGCAACCCTGCCCGCAGCCCTGCACCCTCCAACGAATGGACGTGGCCAcgccttcctcctcctgggtGGCGGGGAAGGAGCCGAGCCTGGGGGCCCACCTTGTGGCTTGGAGCACAAGCCCTGGCCCTGCCAGCCCTTAGCCCTCAGGATAAGCCCCAGTCAGGGTCCAgggggctccctccctgcccactgAGTCTTCCTGGGAGGTGTGGATGGGTCGCaggccctgacctctgacctctccaAGCACTTCCAGCTGCTCTCCCCGCCCAGCTTACACTCAAGCCCACTGCGCAGTGCACCTTgaacagagggaggggaggcccaTGGCTCTCTCCCACAGCCTGAGAGACCACAGGTCCCCTCTCcttctgcttttatttaataaaaactaaaagaaaaaccacacacaaaaaaaacgggaaaataaaatatgaatagaaaCCTGCCCTGAGCCAGAGTGAGTgtgagaggggctggggctgggccgccAGGGTCTTCCTCCACACTGGCCCTTTAGGAGGCTGCCAGGCGGGTGGGAGGGGTGTTCGCAGTCATCAGGCACTGGGGGTTCAGGAGAGGCCCCTGGTGGCCTCAGGGTCACCTCCCTGTGTAAGGCCAGTTGGAGCCAGCTCATGGAAGACAATTTAAGTGGATGAGGGGACTGGGACGTTCAAACAGTCGACAAGTACTTGCCGAAATACTTGCTGAAGCCACCTGTGTCCATTCTGAGACCATGTCATTCATTCTAGTCTGTATGGAGCATTTCCTAGGTGCCAAACACCGATTTTAGGCACTGGAAACCAGCGAACAAGACAGAGTCCCTCCTCAGAGGTGGCAGTGGGGGAGTGAATGGGGTCAGCTAGGATGTAAGGGAATGGGGGCAGCAGACGGGAGGGGGTGCTGGAGGAGAAAGGCAAGGCTTCACAAAGATCCCGTCCTAGCTGGGACCTAAACCTTGAGAACAAGGAGCCTGGGCCCCCACGATGTAGGGCACATGCCGGGTGTGGAAGGTGAGAGGCCCTGGTGAGTTCAGAATAGGGAGGGGCACCGAGGAGTTCTCTTAGCCGGATGGACAGCCCTGGTTGAGGGTGAAGGCGGTTTTGCTTAGAGAGATGGGCTGGTTACTGAAAGGTTATGTTGTTTGTGGGACGGGGGAGAGAGGACTGCAGAGATGAGAGTAGTTACAAATGGTGAGCTGGGCACCCCACTGGTGTGCCCTCCACCCCACTGGTGTGCCCGCCCCACGCTAGTTCtagtttacagatggggaaacttgAGGCCGTGAGACCGAACAGATCAGGCCGGGACCTGAGCACGTACAGCCAGCTCCTGCAGGGAGGGCGGACGTCAGGCCGGTGCAAGGACGGTCAGTGCGCAGGTGGTCCCCGcgggcagcaggcaggaggggtTGCGGAGGCTGCGCGCGCAGCGCCCGAGGGCTGGCGGGGGTGGTGCCCCAGGGTGGCTGCGCGCGCAGCCTTCACTTGGCCGCGAAGCTTCCGCAAGGAGGGGCGTGGCTTCGGGCCGCCTAAGTCAACAGGGGGCGGGTTTTTGCGAGAATTTGCCTGCAATTGGAACGAGGGGGTGTGGCCTCTCCCCAATTGGAAGAATGGGGTGTGGCCAGGTGCTATGGTGGTGGGCGTGGTCTCGCCCTATTTGGgcgggaggggcgtggccggcttgGCGCGCTGCGCCTCTGGGCCTGCGCACGCTGGAGTCAGGGGTCACGGCGGCGCAGTCCGTGGCGGGAAACGCTGTTTGAAGCGGGTGAGTAAAGGGACAAGGGGGATTGCCGAGGACCCTGCCAGGGGGCTTGGGGAGCCGGCACGTAGGCCTGAGAGAGGGGCGTGAGGGGTCACTAGGGCGTGACGGCGGGAGGGACCCCCTTGGCTCGGGGGCGCGCGGGGAGATGACGGGGGTGGGGGTACCTTGGCCTGCACCTGGAGGCCCAGCGATGGGCACCCGGTCCCGGGGCGAGATGAGGCATGCACTCTGGAGGCTCTTTGGGGCACCGGATCCCGGTGGCACTGGAGGACTGAAGTGTGCACGTGGGGGCATGGTGTTATACTTTATTCACCAAATACTGAGTACTCGGTGCCAGGCAGTGTTATAGATGCAGGGGCTGCTGCACGAACTAGTGAGAGAGGGTTCCTGCCTCAGGACAGGACAGTCAGTGGGCCAGTAATTAGTAGTAACGGCAAAGCAGTGCTTTCAGGCTCCGATGCCTTAAGCCGGGTAGCCTGCTGCTTTGGCTGGAGTGGTCAGGAATGGCCTCTCCGGGGAGTGACATTGGAGAGAAGTCAGCTATGTAAAGAGAAACCCGGGCAGAGGGACCATCaagtgccaaggccctgaggtgggaagggAACAGGTGAGGGTGGGGACGAGGTGGGGAAGCAGATCCTGTAGGGCCTTGTGAAccttgctgggggggggggggggaggttggctTTTATTCTGGGTTCAATAGGGCGTCATGGGAGGTTTTCAGCCTTGGAGCCAGGTCAGCCGCCCTATGTTTTGAGAAGCTCGCCTGCTGAGTGAAGATGGAATGTAGCAGGAgcgagagtgggaaggagggagaccagccaggaggcaagcaggcgggagGAATCTCTCAGGCTCTGGTTGTCTGTGGGGCTGTTGGAAGCGGAGCAACCGGCTGGATGGAGAAGGCTGAGGGAGAGCAGGTTTGGGGATGCCACTCTGCAGGCAGAGCTTAGATGGAGTGAGTGGCAGGGTGACGTCAGTGTCCTAGTGTTGCAGCCCCACCTACTCCAAGAATCTGTTGCTGCTATGTCTCagtctcctcctccacctccccgccccccccccaatctctTACAGAGGTTCCTTCCCCACTTGGGGCCTTTGCCACGCCCTTCCCTCCTGGGCAGTGCTCTTCCTTCTTCAGGCCTTCAGTcagctgctctgtgccaggccccttGCTGGGCACGAGGGAACCAGTGAAAATTCAgttcaggccgaaaccggtttggctcagtggatagagcatcggctggcttgcggactgaaaggtcccaggttcgattccggtcaagggcatgtacctgggttgcgggcacatccccagtagggggtgtgcaggaggcagctgattgatgtttctctctcatcagtgtttctgactctctatccctctcccttcctctctgtaaaaaatcaataaaatatattttaaaaaaaagaaaagaaaattcagttCAGGTGGGAGAAGGACAGGAACTCTCCACCCAGGCTGAGGAACTGGGGCTCAGGGAAGACTCACGGGTTGGTGACACTCGAGAGCAGTCTAAACTGGCACTGTGCTGGGGACTCCGACTTGAGCGAGACCCTGGGCCTATTTTTGGGGCGCTCACAGCCTGAAGCACTCCCAGCTTGGGGTGCACATGTGCAATAACAGAAGTAGCACAAGGCGCTGTGGGAGCCCcgagggggcagaggggcagtCTGGAGGCCTTGAGCCACAGCGGGGTCTCCGAGGATTCAGAGGAGTAAGGTGGCCGAGGAAAAGGAGGAGGCCATGCCCTGTGCTGGGCGATGCTGGCGACTCAGAGAAGCGCCAGTCCCTGTCTTTCGCTCTGAGGGGTCCCTGTCTGAGACACAGGCCTGATGGCCCCCGG is a window from the Eptesicus fuscus isolate TK198812 chromosome 21, DD_ASM_mEF_20220401, whole genome shotgun sequence genome containing:
- the NR1H2 gene encoding oxysterols receptor LXR-beta, producing the protein MSTPTSSSQNTPLPGNVPPQPSAPSSKPVVKEERPEPWPGGPDPDVPGSDGVGSACSVVIPDPAEEPERKRKKGPAPKMLGHELCRVCGDKASGFHYNVLSCEGCKGFFRRSVVRGGAGRYACRGGGTCQMDAFMRRKCQQCRLRKCKEAGMREQCVLSEEQIRKKKIRKQQQQQSPATPGVSSGSASGPGASPGGSDGGGQGSGEGEGVQLTAAQELMIQQLVAAQLQCNKRSFSDQPKVTPWPLGADPQSRDARQQRFAHFTELAIISVQEIVDFAKQVPGFLQLGREDQIALLKASTIEIMLLETARRYNHETECITFLKDFTYSKDDFHRAGLQVEFINPIFEFSRAMRRLGLDDAEYALLIAINIFSADRPNVQEPGRVEALQQPYVEALLSYTRIKRPQDQLRFPRMLMKLVSLRTLSSVHSEQVFALRLQDKKLPPLLSEIWDVHE